In Salvelinus sp. IW2-2015 linkage group LG23, ASM291031v2, whole genome shotgun sequence, a genomic segment contains:
- the LOC111951147 gene encoding actin-binding protein WASF3 isoform X2: MRRTSLESFLVRLTHFMCVPTVSKTASTAWLSRSPSWIPLWRRVSWVSLQDINMRKAFKSSTVQDQQVVSKSSTSNPVEDMYNTSDKPPSLSILSAYRDDHTDGMKFYTDPSYFFDLWKEKMLQDTEDKRKERRRQREQKRCVDGTLQREVKKVRKARNRRQEWNMMAFDKELRPDHRHPHSLHRGASEGSLSPESRYGHDLPDYPTAPGLPHSASNHALAHPYPPADIQESVEHEYHSIGVSYREGTLNRTHHSPPLHRSTERINGTMTLPPADYSIMEYYASSGPPPPPPAPLIPSAQTAFGSPVVSPTPLTGPRPGATGYGLPPLPPPGPRMIPPPPGPPPPPVPPAPPQLARLGDGKRQDIQPRSDLLSAIRMGIQLKKVQEQQEQQAKREPVGNDVATILSRRIAVEYSDSEDDSELEENDWSD; this comes from the exons ATGCGGAGGACGTCTTTGGAGAGCTTTTTAGTGAGGCTAACACATTTTATGTGCGTGCCAACGGTCTCCAAGACCGCATCGACCGCTTGGCTGTCAAGGTCACCCAGCTGGATTCCACTGTGGAGGAGGGTCAGTTGGG TCTCTCTGCAGGACATCAACATGCGCAAGGCGTTTAAAAGCTCTACAGTCCAGGACCAGCAGGTGGTGTCCAAGAGCAGCACGTCCAACCCTGTGGAGGACATGTACAACACCAGTGACAAGCCTCCTTCTCTCAGCATCCTCTCTGCTTACAG AGATGACCATACCGATGGGATGAAGTTCTACACGGACCCGTCCTACTTCTTTGACCTGTGGAAGGAGAAGATGCTGCAGGACACGGAGGacaaaaggaaggagagaagaagacaacGC gaGCAGAAGCGATGTGTTGACGGCACACTTCAGCGCGAGGTGAAGAAGGTTCGTAAAGCCAGAAACCGCCGTCAGGAGTGGAACATGATGGCGTTCGACAAAGAGCTCCGCCCAGACCACCGCCACCCTCACTCTCTCCACCGGGGGGCGTCTGAGGGCTCCCTCTCCCCAGAGAGCAG ATATGGTCATGACCTGCCAGACTACCCAACTGCTCCAGGCCTTCCACATTCTGCATCCAACCATGCCCTGGCTCACCCCTACCCGCCTGCAGACATTCAAGAGTCTGTAGAGCATGAGTACCACAGCATCGGAGTCAGTTACAGAGAAGGGACTCTCAACCGCACACACCACTCCCCACCTCTGCATCGCTCCACTGAGAGAATAAATGGCACTATGACGCTTCCACCTGCGGACTACAG tataatGGAGTACTATGCCAGTTCCGGACCACCACCCCCTCCCCCAGCCCCTCTTATCCCATCCGCACAGACAGCCTTTGGCTCTCCCGTGGTATCCCCCACCCCCCTTACTGGACCTAGGCCAGGGGCCACAGGCTATGGTCTCCCACCTCTACCTCCCCCAGGACCTCGCATGATTCCACCTCCCCCAGGTCCCCCTCCACCACCAGTACCCCCTGCACCCCCCCAACTGGCAAGACTCGGTGACGGGAAGAGACAGGACATCCAGCCTCGAAGTGACCTTCTGTCAGCTATTCGCATGG GTATCCAGTTGAAGAAGGTGcaggagcagcaggagcagcaggcCAAGCGGGAGCCTGTGGGGAATGACGTGGCCACCATCCTGTCCCGTCGCATTGCAGTGGAGTACAGCGACTCGGAGGACGACTCCGAACTGGAAGAGAACGACTGGTCCGACTGA
- the LOC111951147 gene encoding actin-binding protein WASF3 isoform X1 has product MPLVKRNIEPRHLCRGGLPEGIGSELECVTNNTLSAIIRQLSSLSKHAEDVFGELFSEANTFYVRANGLQDRIDRLAVKVTQLDSTVEEVSLQDINMRKAFKSSTVQDQQVVSKSSTSNPVEDMYNTSDKPPSLSILSAYRDDHTDGMKFYTDPSYFFDLWKEKMLQDTEDKRKERRRQREQKRCVDGTLQREVKKVRKARNRRQEWNMMAFDKELRPDHRHPHSLHRGASEGSLSPESRYGHDLPDYPTAPGLPHSASNHALAHPYPPADIQESVEHEYHSIGVSYREGTLNRTHHSPPLHRSTERINGTMTLPPADYSIMEYYASSGPPPPPPAPLIPSAQTAFGSPVVSPTPLTGPRPGATGYGLPPLPPPGPRMIPPPPGPPPPPVPPAPPQLARLGDGKRQDIQPRSDLLSAIRMGIQLKKVQEQQEQQAKREPVGNDVATILSRRIAVEYSDSEDDSELEENDWSD; this is encoded by the exons GTAAACATGCGGAGGACGTCTTTGGAGAGCTTTTTAGTGAGGCTAACACATTTTATGTGCGTGCCAACGGTCTCCAAGACCGCATCGACCGCTTGGCTGTCAAGGTCACCCAGCTGGATTCCACTGTGGAGGAGG TCTCTCTGCAGGACATCAACATGCGCAAGGCGTTTAAAAGCTCTACAGTCCAGGACCAGCAGGTGGTGTCCAAGAGCAGCACGTCCAACCCTGTGGAGGACATGTACAACACCAGTGACAAGCCTCCTTCTCTCAGCATCCTCTCTGCTTACAG AGATGACCATACCGATGGGATGAAGTTCTACACGGACCCGTCCTACTTCTTTGACCTGTGGAAGGAGAAGATGCTGCAGGACACGGAGGacaaaaggaaggagagaagaagacaacGC gaGCAGAAGCGATGTGTTGACGGCACACTTCAGCGCGAGGTGAAGAAGGTTCGTAAAGCCAGAAACCGCCGTCAGGAGTGGAACATGATGGCGTTCGACAAAGAGCTCCGCCCAGACCACCGCCACCCTCACTCTCTCCACCGGGGGGCGTCTGAGGGCTCCCTCTCCCCAGAGAGCAG ATATGGTCATGACCTGCCAGACTACCCAACTGCTCCAGGCCTTCCACATTCTGCATCCAACCATGCCCTGGCTCACCCCTACCCGCCTGCAGACATTCAAGAGTCTGTAGAGCATGAGTACCACAGCATCGGAGTCAGTTACAGAGAAGGGACTCTCAACCGCACACACCACTCCCCACCTCTGCATCGCTCCACTGAGAGAATAAATGGCACTATGACGCTTCCACCTGCGGACTACAG tataatGGAGTACTATGCCAGTTCCGGACCACCACCCCCTCCCCCAGCCCCTCTTATCCCATCCGCACAGACAGCCTTTGGCTCTCCCGTGGTATCCCCCACCCCCCTTACTGGACCTAGGCCAGGGGCCACAGGCTATGGTCTCCCACCTCTACCTCCCCCAGGACCTCGCATGATTCCACCTCCCCCAGGTCCCCCTCCACCACCAGTACCCCCTGCACCCCCCCAACTGGCAAGACTCGGTGACGGGAAGAGACAGGACATCCAGCCTCGAAGTGACCTTCTGTCAGCTATTCGCATGG GTATCCAGTTGAAGAAGGTGcaggagcagcaggagcagcaggcCAAGCGGGAGCCTGTGGGGAATGACGTGGCCACCATCCTGTCCCGTCGCATTGCAGTGGAGTACAGCGACTCGGAGGACGACTCCGAACTGGAAGAGAACGACTGGTCCGACTGA